Below is a window of Comamonadaceae bacterium M7527 DNA.
CACCGTGCCACAGACAAGCCAGCCGGCTCAAGCCCATCCATGAAGTGGGTTAACCCACCAGTCGCCTTTATGCTGCATGCAGGCGTGCCGCTGCTGCAGCGGGCAGGCGCTGCTTTCCCGGGGCTGCAGCCAGCTGCTGCTATGGGGCACAAGGTGGCATTAGAGGCTTATCCGGGCATGCTGGCACGCGAATGCGTGGGGACAAGCAGTTACAAAAGCGACACGCCAGCTAAACAAGACGCGCCCAGACTGCTGGCTCGCAAAGACATCATCACGCGCCTGGAGGCAGGCCATACCAAGCTGGGTTTGCGTCTGCGCGTGAGTCACGCCCAGCGTGATGCAGTAGTCGCTGACGGTAAAGGCGACGCTTTGGATGCACTGATGTGCTTGATGCAAGCAGCGTGGGCGCAGCTGCAGCATGACAACGGCCACCACTGCTACGGCTTACCTGCTGACCTTGACCCACTTGAGGGCTGGATTGTTAGCGCTTAAACGCGGCTTGCTGCTTGCCGCATTGATGGCGTGTGGCTTTGCATGGGCTGAACGTGCGCCGCCCTTTGTCGTGGCGCAAGCTGTTCGCGTGTACGACGGCGACTCTGCCTGGTTAAAGCCCTGGGGAGATGCGGCCCGCCAACAGCGCCACAAATGGGTGGTGCGACTGCAAGGTATTGATGCGCCAGAGTTGTGCCAAGACTTTGGTGTTGCATCCCAACAGGCACTGGCAGTGCACTTGGCCGGGCAGCGTTTGGGTGTGACTTGGCTGGGCAAAGACACCTATGGTCGGTGGCTGGTAAGGCTAAGCCTCCTGGACCACGCAGGTAATCCTGATGTTGGGCGGTGGATGGTTTCCAAAGGCTATGCATGGGCCTACCGTTTTAAAGGCGACGCCGGGCCCTATGAGTCTGCGCAGCAAGCCGCCCAATTGCAAGGCTTGGGCTTGTTCGCCAACCCCAAGGCCGTTGAACCTCGGGCGTTTCGGCGCAAGAATGGCCGCTGCCGTTAGCTGCTCAGCCGCAGACTTCGCACCCCAACCGCTTAGCCACACGCATACGCTCTACATGGGTGCCTTGCGCTTGTATGAGCAGTAGCTCTCCCGCCAAGCGGCTTTGGCCTAGCAACACCTGCAAGGTCTCGCTGGCTTGCATGCTGCCGACTATTCCCACCAGTGGGGCAAACACGCCCATGCTCGCGCAGCTGGCCTCACCCGGCGGCTGGTGGCTTGGGAATACACAGGCGTAGCAGGGGCTTTGGGGCTGGCGCGTGTCAAACACGCTCAGTTGCCCCGCCATTTGAATGGCTGAGCCGCTGACGAGGGGCTTGCCAGCTGCAACGCAGGCCGCGTTGATGCTTTGACGAGTTGCAAAGTTGTCGGTGCAATCAACCACGGCGTCAAAGCCTGCGACGCTGGCTTTAAGCCAGCAGTCATCAGCACGTTGGTGCAGGGCTAGTACGTCGCAGTCTGGGTTGATGGCCGCAATGGCGTGCGCACCTGAAACAACTTTGGGCTGGCCAATGCGCTCGGTGGTGTGGGCAATCTGACGTTGCAAGTTGGTCAGGTCCACCACGTCGTCATCTATGAGTGTGAGGTGGCCCACACCTGAGCTGGCCAGGTACAAGGCTGCGGCACTACCCAGGCCGCCCATGCCTACCACCAACACGCGGCTGGCCAGCAGCGTTTGCTGTCCTTCAACGTCAATATGGGCTAGCAAAAGGTGGCGCGCATAGCGGCTTAGTTGTTGATCGTCCATAAGCTATGCCGGCCTGCGTGCTACCACTGTGGAGTCGCCGTTATTCAGTTTGTGACGTTTCGCGCGCCTTAAGCGTTTTGCTCACGGCCACCGGCTTACCCTCAAGGTGGTTGATGGCTTGAATCAGTCGGAAGTCCTCTTTGCTGCCGTACTCAGGGATTAAGCGCTCACCAGGGTTCTCACGCTGGCGCTCTTCCAGTCTGGCTTGCGCAGCCTCGCGGGCTTTTTCCCGCTTGGCTGCCGCTGCAGGGTCTTCAACACCGTTTTCCAGGTGCTTGTTCAAGTCGGCTTCGCGGGTAGACAGGGCGGCCAGCAGATTGCCTTCCCGCGTTTCGTCTACCAATACGTCTGGCACTATGCCTTTGGCTTGTATGGATCTGCCATTGGGCGTGTAGTAGCGCGCGGTGGTGATTTTTAGACCAGTGTCTGGGCCCAAAGCACGCACAGTTTGCACAGAGCCCTTGCCAAAGGTTTGGTTGCCCATGATGGTGGCGCGTTTGTAGTCTTGCAGTGCACCAGCCACGATTTCGCTGGCAGAGGCTGAGCCTTCGTTGACCAACACCACCATAGGCACTTTCTTGAACAAGCCATTGGTGCGTTTATCCAACTGCGTCAGAGGGTCGGCACCACCTCTGCGCCAGTAGTAGCGCGGGTTGGCTTGGAAGACGTAACGGCTCTCGGCCAGCTGACCGTTGGTCGACACCACTGGTACATCAGCCGGCAAGAAGGTGGCAGACACTGCCACAGCGGCGTCCAGCAAGCCGCCGGGGTCGTTACGCAAGTCAAGTACTAGGCCACGCATGTTGGGTGATGCGGTGGCCAATTCTTGCAGCTTGGCGGCAAAGTCGCCTACCGTGCGGTCTTGGAACTGGCTGATGCGTATCCACGCGTAGCCGTTGTCCAAGGTCTTGCCCTTCACGCTGCGCGTCACGATGCGCGCGCGGGTGATGGTAACGCTGAATGACTTGTTGTCGGCACGGCGCAATATTTGCAAACGCACCTGCGTGCCGGGCTCGCCGCGCATGCGTTTGACGGCCTCGGTGATGGTTAAACCTTTGACGGGTGTGTCGTCAATTTTGGTGATCAGGTCGTTGGTAATCAGGCCAGCGGCGGCGGCAGGTGAGTCCTCAATGGGAGACACGACTTTCACCAAGCCGTCTTCCATGGTGATTTCTATGCCAACGCCCACAAATGCGCCTGACGTGCCTTCGCGGAATTCTTTCCACGCTTTTTTGTCGTAGTAGGCTGA
It encodes the following:
- a CDS encoding DUF429 domain-containing protein — translated: MAAPKRAGRSTGCQAVLLGCDFSSAPSKRKPNVLAWGQLRRGVVTLSHLELCATLADTEQALVAQAQWTGGFDLPFGLPRELVQTLGWPTQWPALMAHYQSLSREAIRDAFAGFCDARPVGGKFAHRATDKPAGSSPSMKWVNPPVAFMLHAGVPLLQRAGAAFPGLQPAAAMGHKVALEAYPGMLARECVGTSSYKSDTPAKQDAPRLLARKDIITRLEAGHTKLGLRLRVSHAQRDAVVADGKGDALDALMCLMQAAWAQLQHDNGHHCYGLPADLDPLEGWIVSA
- a CDS encoding thermonuclease family protein, yielding MLALKRGLLLAALMACGFAWAERAPPFVVAQAVRVYDGDSAWLKPWGDAARQQRHKWVVRLQGIDAPELCQDFGVASQQALAVHLAGQRLGVTWLGKDTYGRWLVRLSLLDHAGNPDVGRWMVSKGYAWAYRFKGDAGPYESAQQAAQLQGLGLFANPKAVEPRAFRRKNGRCR
- the moeB gene encoding molybdopterin-synthase adenylyltransferase MoeB — protein: MDDQQLSRYARHLLLAHIDVEGQQTLLASRVLVVGMGGLGSAAALYLASSGVGHLTLIDDDVVDLTNLQRQIAHTTERIGQPKVVSGAHAIAAINPDCDVLALHQRADDCWLKASVAGFDAVVDCTDNFATRQSINAACVAAGKPLVSGSAIQMAGQLSVFDTRQPQSPCYACVFPSHQPPGEASCASMGVFAPLVGIVGSMQASETLQVLLGQSRLAGELLLIQAQGTHVERMRVAKRLGCEVCG
- a CDS encoding S41 family peptidase — translated: MGHKLKIASWVAIGAMAGALTTIQLQAVARNNITPLPLEELQQLAAVFSMIKSDYVEPTDEKKLITDAISGMVTGLDPHSAYYDKKAWKEFREGTSGAFVGVGIEITMEDGLVKVVSPIEDSPAAAAGLITNDLITKIDDTPVKGLTITEAVKRMRGEPGTQVRLQILRRADNKSFSVTITRARIVTRSVKGKTLDNGYAWIRISQFQDRTVGDFAAKLQELATASPNMRGLVLDLRNDPGGLLDAAVAVSATFLPADVPVVSTNGQLAESRYVFQANPRYYWRRGGADPLTQLDKRTNGLFKKVPMVVLVNEGSASASEIVAGALQDYKRATIMGNQTFGKGSVQTVRALGPDTGLKITTARYYTPNGRSIQAKGIVPDVLVDETREGNLLAALSTREADLNKHLENGVEDPAAAAKREKAREAAQARLEERQRENPGERLIPEYGSKEDFRLIQAINHLEGKPVAVSKTLKARETSQTE